Proteins encoded together in one Lathamus discolor isolate bLatDis1 chromosome 3, bLatDis1.hap1, whole genome shotgun sequence window:
- the SLC5A9 gene encoding sodium/glucose cotransporter 4: MSQQTPTTTELPVLLGDTTAAFGLADFIVVVCYFAFVLTVGIWSSIRASRSTVGGYFLAGRSMTWWPIGASLMSSNVGSGLFIGLAGTGAAGGLAVGGFEWNATWTLLALGWIFVPVYIAAGVVTMPEYLQKRFGGQRIQIYMSVLSLILYMFTRISTDIFSGALFIQMSLGWNLYLSTGVLLAVTAVYTIAGGLTAVIYTDVLQTIIMVLGAFVLMFIGFEKVGWYEGLQEKYSTATPKVIVPNTTCHLPREDAFHLFRDPLTGDIPWPGLIFGLSVLALWTWCTDQVIVQRSLSAKNLSHAKGGSVLGGYLKILPMFFIVMPGMISRALYPDEVGCVDPDICKRVCGAAVGCSNIAYPKLVIELMPDGLRGLMIAVMMAALMSSLTSIFNSSSTLFVIDIWQRIRRKASEQELMIVGRVIILILIVISILWIPIIQSANSGQLFDYIQSITSYLAPPVTALFILAIFCKRINEPGAFWGLMFGLAVGLVRMIMEFIYSTPSCGEEDRRPAVLKDMHYLYFAFILCVLTAVVIVLISLCTPPIPEEKLASLTWWTRHRKPPAIDLKDYKSGAAQINTANGESDLVEGADSGDKQEAGKPPCWKMLYFWFCGLSTGPKPTLSQEEKAALEQKLTSIEEKHPWKTVCDVNAILLLTINVFLWAYFG, encoded by the exons ATTGGAGCATCCCTGATGTCAAGCAATGTGGGCAGTGGATTATTCATTGGCCTggcaggcactggagcagctgGGGGCCTTGCTGTTGGCGGCTTCGAGTGGAAT GCTACCTGGACACTTCTGGCTCTCGGCTGGATCTTTGTGCCTGTTTACATCGCAGCAGGAGTGGTCACCATGCCCGAGTACCTGCAGAAGAGGTTTGGAGGGCAGAGGATACAAATCTACATGTCCGTGCTGTCCCTCATCCTCTATATGTTCACCAGGATATCG ACAGACATTTTTTCCGGAGCACTGTTCATCCAAATGTCTTTGGGCTGGAACCTCTACTTGTCCACTGGGGTCCTGCTAGCAGTGACTGCTGTCTACACCATAGCTG GTGGTTTAACGGCAGTGATATACACAGATGTGCTGCAGACCATCATCATGGTTCTGGGAGCTTTCGTCCTCATGTTCATAG gatttGAAAAAGTTGGCTGGTACGAAGGACTTCAGGAGAAATACAGCACAGCGACACCAAAGGTCATAGTCCCAAACACGACCTGTCACCTCCCACGTGAGGATGCCTTTCACTTGTTCAGGGATCCGCTCACAGGAGACATTCCTTGGCCTGGCCTTATATTTGGACTCTCTGTGCTGGCTCTTTGGACCTGGTGCACTGACCAG GTGATAGTCCAGAGGTCTCTCTCTGCCAAGAACCTCTCCCATGCAAAAGGTGGATCGGTGCTGGGAGGATATCTGAAAATCCTCCCTATGTTTTTCATTGTCATGCCAGGAATGATCAGCAGAGCTCTTTACCCAG ATGAAGTGGGCTGTGTGGACCCAGACATCTGCAAAAGGGTCTGTGGAGCTGCGGTGGGCTGTTCCAACATCGCCTACCCCAAACTAGTGATAGAACTCATGCCTGATG ggctCCGGGGTTTGATGATTGCTGTGATGATGGCAGCCTTGATGAGCTCCCTCACCTCcattttcaacagcagcagcactctcTTCGTTATAGACATCTGGCAGCGGATCCGCAGAAAGGCCTCAGAGCAGGAGCTGATGATTGTGGGCAG AGTCATTATCCTCATCCTTATAGTCATCAGTATTCTCTGGATCCCGATCATTCAGTCGGCCAACAGCGGCCAGCTCTTTGACTACATTCAGTCCATAACCAGCTATCTGGCCCCACCGGTCACAGCTCTCTTCATCCTGGCAATCTTCTGCAAGAGGATTAATGAGCCT GGTGCTTTCTGGGGCCTCATGTTTGGGCTAGCTGTTGGTCTTGTTCGGATGATCATGGAGTTTATTTATAGCACACCGTCTTGTGGTGAGGAGGACAGAAGGCCAGCTGTGCTAAAGGACATGCACTACCTCTACTTTGCCTTCATCCTCTGTGTCCTCACTGCGGTTGTCATTGTCCTCATCAGTCTCTGCACCCCACCGATCCCCGAGGAAAAG CTCGCTTCCTTGACGTGGTGGACAAGGCACAGAAAACCACCTGCCATTGACCTGAAGGATTACAAGAGTGGAGCAGCACAGATCAACACAGCCAACGGAGAGAGTGACTTGGTTGAAGGTGCAGATTCCGGCGATAAGCAGGAGGCAG GCAAGCCTCCCTGCTGGAAAATGCTGTACTTCTGGTTCTGTGGTCTGTCCACCGGCCCCAAGCCCACCCTGTCCCAGGAGGAGaaagctgccctggagcagAAACTCACCAGCATCGAGGAAAAGCACCCATGGAAGACTGTTTGCGATGTGAATGCTATTCTCCTGCTGACCATTAATGTCTTTCTATGGGCATATTTTGGCTGA